The Aspergillus flavus chromosome 2, complete sequence region AAAAGGTATATTATACCCAGCAAGATGGCAGAGAATATACAGAGGCACAAACACATAGGTTCCAGCGTCAGGAGGAGCACGGGCCTGTAGATCGAGTGTAGGACTGTTCGTGCCACCGAGCGATTTAATCGTTCAATCGGTGCTTTCCATCGATCATCCCCTGTCTCTTTGCGAAGTTTCTCCGCCTTTTGCCGCAGAAGGCTAGTAGGACCAGAGTTAAGAAACGAGTATATAGAGAGTCAATTTTGGCAATCTCACTTACACCGGATGATAAGTTTCTGGGACAAAGAGGACGATTGAAATGAGCATTACGCCTGTCCAAATAAGAAGCACGTAGAACGTCCAGCGCCTGAGAACACGTCGTACAAGCGTCAGCCACAGATATTCCAAAATAGACGGCTAGGTAGATATACCATGTGGTGAATTGATTTATGAACCCACCAACTCTGAGACTTGTCAGTCATCGCAATGCAAACTCAACTGACAACATTTTTAGCAATCGGGGCTGGTGACAAAACTCACAATGGTCCTACTTCAGGTCCAACAAAAGGTGAAGCCGTATACAGCATCATAGGCGCGCTCAGCTCATGGCGAGCAAATAAATCTCCTACCGTACCACCTGCAACGCTGAGGAATGCGCTCCCAGCGACACCATTAAAAAAGCGGCATACGATCATGGTCTCAATATTCTTAGCCACAGCACAGGGGATGAGCCAGATCAAGAATATGGTGAATGAggtaatatagatatatcttcGGCCATAAAACTGAGGAGCATTAGCTAGGGCGATGAAGCCTGGCGTCGGGTATACGAACCTCTGATAGGGGCCCCAGAAACAGCGGGCCGATACCTGGGATGAATAGAGGTCAGAAACTAGACACGGAAGCCAAGCAAGCTCCTGATGGCTGAGAGACATACCAAGGCCCCATATAAAGAACGATAGCCCGAGCGTTGCGATCAAGCGAGAACAGTTGAATTCTTCTGTTATCTGGTCGTAGGTAGCGGTATACATTGACGAGGTGCAAGTCCTTGCGACAAGGCATCAGCACTACAAAAAGCAAGGATACACAGCAGTTACCCACTACTCACACACAAAGAGAACCCAGAGAGCAAATGATAACAATCAACCACCGCCTCATGGTATTGAAGTTCCGAGGATTCATCGGGTCATTCTCGTCCCAGCTAACAACAAAAGTAGACGATTCATCTGCCTCGCCCCCGTCATTGCAAAGAGCATTTCTTgcggcttcttcatccactGTATGGCAGCTGTATCCATCATTCAAAGACCAGCTGCGTTCAATGGGACGTGAGCTGCTGGAGTGCAGCTTCTCCATCCGTTCTTCGTCGGCGGGGGGAGCCTGAATTGGTGCAAATGTGCCGTCTATATCTTCATCTGATCTCATCTTCTCAAGCTCATCTGCCTCGCTCCTTTCGTCGCTTGTAGAGTGCCTGGCTGAATCCACATCGCTAAGGGGCGATACCGCCCGCTGTGACGCAGTCATGATCGAGTAGTGAGGTAGAGCCTTCTCATGTAGTTTTTCGCTAATGCTATGGGAGATAATGAAAATATGAAAGCTATGTAATAGTCTCGATTGTGTAACAAATGATCGCCTCAAACACCAAGGTAACCCAGAATGGTTGCTTTCAAATAATTGGATGCTGGCAATAATCACTCCGGTGAGGGCAAGGCGTGAGGGCAAGGCCAAGTCACGCCCTAAGCAGTACTTGCTTTATAGGACCTTTGGAGAAATTGACCGAAAAAATGAGATTCGGAGAGGAACCAACGGTTACAATAAATATCTAGTGTCTGATAATTGAACGAGATAAAGCCTGCAAAGTCAAGCAATTATTAGTCACATTTGGGAGGATTGTACTAAGTACATAAATCGTTTAGTCTAGTTCTTGCTGGTCAATCTTGATTTTATCATACTACTAACTAGTCTGGTCGGCTTTTCCCTCAGCCGATTGCCACAGCATTATCAGTGGAGACAGACCAAAACTATAATAcatatcctttttcttcgttgcAGCCAGGGGAGAGCATATGTATGACCTATTAAATGGCAACTTGGTCTTTCCCAGTTTTATccagtttccttttttttctttcccccatTTCATTCCCTTGTCATTGTCATCCGGTTCTATCTCAACATAGTTCAGGATGTTGGAGATCATTTAAGTTTTTGATAAAGAAGTAAGTACACCAAGAATGGAAAAATTCCCCGAAGTGTCACCACCCCACGTGCAACACACCTATTACAAGCATCGTAATGGATCATACAGATTTCAGTTGTTCGCTTCTATACCTAAACCTAtgtcaagaaagaaaataaacccccccccctcttTAAGTATCGTCCCTAGAAGCTCGCCcacaataataacaataataaaataaaataaaaaaaaaaaaaaaaaaccaacTTAGCTTTGGAACGAGGACCCAAACAGTCATTCAATAGCCACCTTTTCAATCCAAACGGACAACTCCATGACACCAGTGTTTCATTACATGAATAATTTCCCGCATCCAGATAACAAGTTCTCCAGGGAACCCCAACCAAGTAGAAAAAGGGAGCAGAAAAGagcagaagaggagagaaacaACGGCGGAAACGAATAGGCCACTCGAACACAACTTCCTGTACAGAAACCCACCCGACACCTTCATAGGCCCAAATCTCTAAGGTTCACCGCTCTAAGCTACCTCCTGGGAAGCTTGAGTGCCTACTTCACCATTGGCGCTTTCTTCAGCCCATGAACCCCAGAGAGCACGCTTGCCGCGGATTTTGAGAGGGCCACCAACGGTATCGGGGCGTTGTTCAACCTGGACGGCGTCCTTTGTGGCCAAGACCAAAACCTCAAAAAACATTTTCGTCGCATCCGCCTTGGACGCCTTGCGTTCGGGTAGAAGATCCTGGAACTTcacgctcttcttctgttccaCTGCAGATTCACCCAGACAGTCGCGGAGAATGTGAACAGCATGCTTGGTACCAACGGAGACAGGGCCACTGTCCGCAGGTTGGATTGTGTCATCGAGATCTTCCAGGGGATGATTCAATCCCTCGTCGTCGCTCAGATGCAAAACTTGATCGTCGTCATCACCGGGGAATTCGATATCAGA contains the following coding sequences:
- a CDS encoding MFS transporter; the encoded protein is MTASQRAVSPLSDVDSARHSTSDERSEADELEKMRSDEDIDGTFAPIQAPPADEERMEKLHSSSSRPIERSWSLNDGYSCHTVDEEAARNALCNDGGEADESSTFVVSWDENDPMNPRNFNTMRRWLIVIICSLGSLCVTCTSSMYTATYDQITEEFNCSRLIATLGLSFFIWGLGFIALANAPQFYGRRYIYITSFTIFLIWLIPCAVAKNIETMIVCRFFNGVAGSAFLSVAGGTVGDLFARHELSAPMMLYTASPFVGPEVGPLVGGFINQFTTWRWTFYVLLIWTGVMLISIVLFVPETYHPVLLRQKAEKLRKETGDDRWKAPIERLNRSVARTVLHSIYRPVLLLTLEPMCLCLCIFSAILLGIIYLFFGAFQLVFGNVYGFELWQRGLCFLGLFVGMVLAILSDPFWRRVYQRLEEKHKRTEGTTEDFQPEWRLPPAILGGPLVTIGLFIFAWTIYPYVHWIVPIIGSAFFGAGTILVYSGIFTFLVDAYPVFAASSLAANSFARSTFGGVFPLFGIQMYNNLGYHWASSLLAFLTLAMAPFPYIFFRYGSRIRQKSRFAAR